The DNA window GAACCGCCGGCGATCTCATAGCCGCGCTCGCTCGCCATCGCGCGCAGCTTGTCTTCCGACGGTTCATAGCCCGGCTTGAAGCGCAGCGTGATGGCGATCGCGTGGCGCGACGGCAGCCAGGCCTCGATGCGCGACAGGTAGATCATCACCACGGCACACATCAAGGCCAGGCCCATCGCCGCGGCATAGAAGCCCACGCCGACGAGGATGCCGATCACGGACGACGCCCAGATCGATGCCGCCGTCGTCAGCCCGCTGATGTTGAAGCCCTCGCGCATGATGACGCCGGCGCCGAGGAAGCCGATGCCGGTGACGATGCCCTGCACGACGCGCGTGGGATCGGTGCCCACCAGCGCCGTCATCTGGCCGCCGAACCAGAATTCCGGGTAGCCGCCGATCACGGTCAGCGCCGCCGATGCCATGCACACGAGGCCATACGTGCGCATGCCGGCGGCGCGGCCGTGGTACGAGCGCTCGTAACCGACCAGCATGCCGAGCAGCAGCGCGCCCAGCAGGTTCAGGAAGATGACGCCATTCGTCACCAGTTCCGCGGACGACCAGTAGGCACCCAGCAGGTCGCGCGTCATGTCAGGCCTTCGGCGGCTTCTTGGTCAACTGCTTCTCGAATTCGATATCGTTCTTGCTGATGCGCTTGGCTATCTGCGGCCCCTGGGCATTGACGAAGGCCACGAATTCGTCGAGCTCCATCGGCGGGCACAGCGGCGGCTTGCCGGGCCCCTCGGTCAGGAAGAAATGGCCGCTGCCGGTGATCGACATCGACCAGCCCGGATTGCCGCTGCGTTGCTTCAGCCGGTCGATCGCGTTCGACGCCCTGGTGGATCGGGTCATAATGGTTGGGTCCTTTCGTTGAGCCACGCCAGCGCGGCGCCGTCCACCCAGGGGGCCAGGCGCTCGCGCACGGTGGCATGGTAATCGTTCAGCCACGCGATCTCGTCATCGCGCAGCAGCGTGCGGTCGATGCAGCGCGTGTCGATCGGGCACAGTGTCAGCGTTTCGAAACGCAGGAACTCGCCGAATTCCGTGGTGCCGTCGGCGCGGTTCATCACGAGGTTCTCGATGCGGATGCCCCACTTGCCGGGCCGGTAGATGCCCGGCTCGATCGACGTGATCATGCCCGGCTCCATCGCCGTGTGCGGCTCCGGCATCATCGATGGCGTGATCGCGTGCGGCCCTTCGTGCACGTTCAGGAAGAAGCCCACGCCATGGCCCGTGCCATGGCCGAAATCGATGCCGGCCGCCCAGATCGGCGCGCGCGCGATCGCATCGAGCAGCGGCGCCTTCGTACCGCGCGGGAAGCGGGTGGCGGACAGTGCCATCATCCCCTTCAGCACGAGCGTGAAGTCGCGCCGGTGCTCGGCCGTGATGGCGCCGACCGGCACCACGCGCGTGATGTCAGTGGTGCCGCCGATGTATTGGCCGCCGGAATCGATCAGCAGCAGGCC is part of the Pseudoduganella lutea genome and encodes:
- a CDS encoding MgtC/SapB family protein, which encodes MTRDLLGAYWSSAELVTNGVIFLNLLGALLLGMLVGYERSYHGRAAGMRTYGLVCMASAALTVIGGYPEFWFGGQMTALVGTDPTRVVQGIVTGIGFLGAGVIMREGFNISGLTTAASIWASSVIGILVGVGFYAAAMGLALMCAVVMIYLSRIEAWLPSRHAIAITLRFKPGYEPSEDKLRAMASERGYEIAGGSLMIALEGGRMEWRFVALAHSKHSGAPLGKLAAEMAHYEGVDGFQLTHARN